The proteins below come from a single Cannabis sativa cultivar Pink pepper isolate KNU-18-1 chromosome 3, ASM2916894v1, whole genome shotgun sequence genomic window:
- the LOC133029083 gene encoding uncharacterized protein LOC133029083 isoform X2, which yields MCFYLFGLPAVFLDFGGHTILSMLSAIACEHGISSSWNLLQLHVLSSNDLAARIAEFIDSAMFEVIIVYLLVGQWLLVQTSCPIFSRWKMHAPWKWFG from the exons atgtgtttttatttatttg GTCTCCCAGCTGTTTTTCTTGATTTTGGTGGCCACACTATTCTTTCCATGCTCTCAG CTATTGCATGTGAGCATGGTATCTCATCTAGTTGGAACCTTCTGCAGCTGCATGTTCTTTCCA GTAATGATCTTGCAGCTAGGATTGCCGAATTTATTGATTCTGCTATGTTTGAAGTCATCATTGTGTACCTTCTTGTAGGGCAGTGGCTCCTGGTCCAAACCTCATGTCCAATTTTCTCAAG GTGGAAGATGCATGCTCCGTGGAAGTGGTTTGGGTAG
- the LOC133035927 gene encoding uncharacterized protein LOC133035927, with translation MLFFLSQEYYFKIDDKKRFAGKPQLYNPYNVIDDNNENLSDDQKELFRKFPFGNFLDVSNFNYQLQLIHLVLLRQIHTERADVELWFKLGDKAVCFGIEEFSIITGLDCTKSYDVDLFKSKKLLAYKEGIFCMHGLTEKLTVKEVASVFFSGALKDDEDYVKIALLYFFAGYLYGYPQGKKIDNFIFAMVNGDDYIEVFNRFGWGKLLWEKTFHHLKIALKDGNNTFEQLAKKKMIKKGYKLKGFPIAFLIWLYEIIPSLSPRFCKRISNKIPHVLNWENSPTMEFSELIQGVFNNPKIAVKDFVALSGEKSQSLFSKFKFHPKYVPKRIGGAVSFDEVNDEVKVSHGKLDQICVEITSIKECQQQIKDGISSLRIEFLSEFAKLAEIINGLKKKENDGSSKDSEFFSSPIREAYYQDISDDGGGLQLSVHIVQAEEEKDTLNFENMFIDPDFLKGVVDSTVKSALKKDDVSFHDDSDKLSLVLYDESYFDYGVFVIKFAEFFIRGKIDDIPAKMSDLVAVYRDDLVVSLFIHARRKEIGSYITGDEVLKKGKKSKDNASFKAKVKGKDIPKGKGKAK, from the exons atgttgttttttctcTCACaggaatattattttaaaattgatgatAAGAAGAGGTTTGCTGGGAAACCTCAACTCTACAATCCTTATAATGTCATTGATGATAACAATGAGAACCTGTCAGATGATCAGAAGGAGTTGTTTCGCAAGTTTCCATTTGGGAATTTTCTTGATGTGAGCAACTTTAACTATCAGCTACAGCTGATTCATCTCGTTCTTTTGCGGCAGATTCACACCGAAAGAGCTGATGTCGAGCTTTGGTTCAAACTGGGAGACAAGGCTGTTTGTTTCGGAATTGAAGAGTTTTCCATAATAACCGGTTTGGATTGTACTAAATCCTATGATGTTGATCTCTTCAAATCAAAGAAGTTGCTTGCTTACAAGGAGGGTATTTTTTGCATGCATGGGCTTACTGAGAAGCTTACGGTGAAGGAAGTTGCTAGTGTTTTCTTCAGTGGTGCATTGAAAGATGACGAAGATTATGTGAAGATAGCCCTTTTATACTTCTTTGCTGGTTATTTGTATGGTTATCCCCAAGGGAAAAAGATTGACAACTTCATATTTGCTATGGTTAATGGGGATGATTACATTGAAGTTTTTAATCGGTTTGGATGGGGAAAATTATTGTGGGAAAAGACTTTTCATCACTTGAAGATTGCATTAAAAGATGGGAACAACACCTTTGAACAGCTTGCTAAGAAGAAGATGATTAAGAAGGGTTACAAGCTTAAAGGCTTTCCTATTGCATTTCTTATTTGGTTGTACGAGATTATCCCGTCTTTGTCTCCTCGATTTTGCAAAAGAATCAGCAACAAGATTCCTCACGTTCTGAATTGGGAGAATAGCCCTACAATGGAGTTTAGTGAGTTGATTCAGGGTGTGTTCAACAATCCgaag ATTGCTGTAAAGGATTTTGTTGCTTTGAGTGGTGAAAAATCTCAAAGTCTTTTTTCTAAATTCAAGTTTCATCCTAAATATGTTCCAAAGAGGATTGGTGGCGCTGTGTCTTTTGATGAAGTAAATGATGAGGTCAAG GTATCTCATGGAAAGTTGGACCAGATTTGTGTTGAAATTACTTCTATCAAAGAGTGCCAACAACAAATTAAGGATGGTATTTCCAGCTTGAGGATTGAGTTTTTGAGTGAGTTTGCTAAATTAGCAGAAATTATCAATggattgaagaagaaggagaatgaTGGAAGTTCTAAGGACTCTGAATTTTTTTCATCCCCTATAAGAGAG GCATACTATCAGGATATATCGGATGATGGTGGTGGGTTACAGTTGTCCGTTCATATTGTTCAAGCTGAG GAGGAAAAGGacactttgaattttgaaaatatgtTTATCGATCCTGATTTTCTTAAGGGTGTGGTTGATAGCACTGTTAAGAGTGCTTTGAAGAAAGACGATGTTTCGTTTCATGATGATAGTGATAAGTTGAGTTTGGTTTTGTACGATGAATCGTATTT TGACTATGGAGTGTTTGTCATCAAATTTGCTGAATTTTTCATTCGTGGAAAAATTGATGACATTCCAGCTAAGATGTCTGATTTGGTAGCAGTATATAGAGATGATCTTGTTGTGAGTTTGTTTATTCATGCTAGGAGGAAAGAAATTGGTAGTTATATAACTGGTGATGAAGTGTTGAAAAAGGGGAAGAAATCAAAGGATAATGCAAGTTTTAAGGCAAAGGTCAAAGGGAAGGATATTCCAAAGGGAAAGGGCAAAGCGAAATGA
- the LOC133029083 gene encoding uncharacterized protein LOC133029083 isoform X1, whose amino-acid sequence MCFYLFGLPAVFLDFGGHTILSMLSAIACEHGISSSWNLLQLHVLSSNDLAARIAEFIDSAMFEVIIVYLLVGQWLLVQTSCPIFSRYGLIRLSILSISRMR is encoded by the exons atgtgtttttatttatttg GTCTCCCAGCTGTTTTTCTTGATTTTGGTGGCCACACTATTCTTTCCATGCTCTCAG CTATTGCATGTGAGCATGGTATCTCATCTAGTTGGAACCTTCTGCAGCTGCATGTTCTTTCCA GTAATGATCTTGCAGCTAGGATTGCCGAATTTATTGATTCTGCTATGTTTGAAGTCATCATTGTGTACCTTCTTGTAGGGCAGTGGCTCCTGGTCCAAACCTCATGTCCAATTTTCTCAAGGTATGGTCTTATTCGTTTGTCGATTCTATCTATCTCTCGAATGAGGTGA